In one window of Dyella thiooxydans DNA:
- a CDS encoding homoserine dehydrogenase, whose translation MDASGIAIVLLGTGVVGGALLKLLCTPAAARIRLVGAANSKRQQTDPAKLASRQLREQIRAEGDPRDNAALLAALDASGVAVKVIVDATANVSLAARHAEWLERGYHVVTANKALAGGELTGWRALQAATASGRAHYGDAATVGAGLPVLSTLRRLRGCGDALLTLEGVFSGSLSYLFNQYDGSVPFSTLLADARRLGYTEPDPRSDLSGEDVARKLLILARHAGFSLNADEVEVESLVPEALRGLSTEAFLERLPELDAPLAARVAEARERGHVLRYLARLNQRGHARVGLVEVPPTHPAARLYGTDNQFALTTTRYNTQPLVIQGPGAGPEVTAQALLGDVLALVGA comes from the coding sequence GTGGATGCATCCGGCATTGCCATCGTGCTGCTGGGCACGGGCGTGGTCGGCGGCGCGCTGCTCAAGCTGCTGTGTACGCCGGCCGCCGCGCGCATCCGGCTGGTCGGGGCGGCCAATTCGAAACGCCAGCAGACTGATCCGGCGAAGCTGGCCAGTCGCCAGTTGCGCGAGCAGATCCGCGCCGAGGGCGATCCGCGTGACAACGCGGCCCTGCTCGCCGCGCTGGACGCCAGCGGCGTGGCGGTGAAGGTGATCGTCGACGCCACCGCCAATGTCTCGCTGGCCGCCCGCCACGCCGAATGGCTGGAGCGCGGCTACCACGTGGTCACCGCCAACAAGGCGCTGGCCGGCGGCGAGCTGACCGGCTGGCGCGCGCTGCAGGCGGCGACCGCTTCGGGCCGGGCCCACTACGGCGACGCGGCCACGGTCGGCGCCGGCCTGCCGGTGCTGTCCACGCTGCGCCGCCTGCGCGGCTGCGGCGACGCGCTGCTGACGCTGGAGGGCGTGTTCTCCGGCTCGCTGTCCTACCTGTTCAACCAGTACGACGGCAGCGTGCCGTTTTCCACCCTGCTCGCCGATGCGCGGCGGCTCGGCTACACCGAACCCGATCCGCGCTCGGACCTTTCCGGCGAGGACGTGGCGCGCAAGCTGCTGATCCTCGCCCGCCACGCCGGCTTCTCGCTCAACGCCGACGAGGTGGAGGTGGAAAGCCTGGTGCCCGAGGCGCTGCGCGGCCTGTCCACCGAGGCCTTCCTCGAGCGTCTGCCCGAGCTGGACGCTCCCCTGGCGGCGCGCGTCGCCGAGGCGCGCGAGCGCGGCCACGTGTTGCGCTATCTGGCCCGGCTCAACCAGCGCGGGCACGCCCGCGTCGGGCTGGTGGAGGTGCCGCCGACGCATCCGGCGGCCCGCCTGTACGGCACCGACAACCAGTTCGCGCTCACCACCACCCGCTACAACACCCAGCCGCTGGTGATCCAGGGACCGGGTGCCGGGCCGGAGGTCACCGCCCAGGCCTTGCTGGGCGACGTGCTCGCGCTGGTCGGAGCCTGA